The Dioscorea cayenensis subsp. rotundata cultivar TDr96_F1 chromosome 11, TDr96_F1_v2_PseudoChromosome.rev07_lg8_w22 25.fasta, whole genome shotgun sequence genomic interval TATTTGCTTTGAGGAAATTTGCTTGTAGATGTCGTAGACAGTAACCATGTGGGGAGGAAGGAAATACCCTCGCAATAGCATTGATAAGGCCCTTTGACCTATCTAAGATGAATGTAATGATCTTATCATAGTTTTCTTCACCGTATAACGCATCACCTAAAGTCGATATGAACCACGTTCAATTCTCGTCTATCTTATTGTCCACAATAGCAAAAGCTAAATGAAAGAAATCTTCATTACTATCCTTGCTTGGCGCCTAGTAGGATACCGCCATATCTGCTAAGCAAATGAGTTCCGTCAAGGAACAACAGTAGTCTATAGTCCTTTCGGAAACCATCAAGGCTCGCATGGAAATAGAAGAAACCACGCCTAAATCGCTCACCATCCCTATCAATTTTGATAATGCTTCCTAGGTTAGTTTCAGCAACCTTGCCCGTGCACCATAGTAATAGATTGTAGCTTGCTATATCACTTCCATGTAGAACCTCCCGCACCAACTCTTTACCCATCCTAGCTTGTTTGTATTGAAGATGAAATGAACACCGTGATCATGTAGAATATCCCGTTTTATTTCCATAGCCCGATATAGAGGATGATCCTGGAGTTTGTTAAGTACCTGCTTAcaaacccatttctttgaaGCTTTTGGATGAGATGTTGTCGCAATGCCTCCACCACATGTATGACCACAttgtgatgtttttattttaaacatacGGAGATTACCTTCTCTTAAGGCATGGACTCGCCATGGGCAGTCACCCACAAAGCATACAACAGTAACTCTatctttgtcattttttatgaaatgaaaattaaaattgcgTTTAATAGCAAAATCACATAGTGCCTCCTTGAAGTGTTTTGCATCTTCATAATGTTGGTCAACAATTGTCACATCATGATAAGAGCTTCCGTGAGAACTCGAGATTGGGATAGCTCGCACAGataaatttgatgatgataTGGGGCAAGGATTTGATGAAGCGCTTTGTGAGACAGGATCCCTTCTGATGGCAATATTAGTAACAAAAAGTTAGTGATATTTATGAGCAAATACATGTTATATTAAACGATAAATAGAAAATGTGACcaataactatataaattaaatactttcaaaatttt includes:
- the LOC120271679 gene encoding uncharacterized protein LOC120271679; translated protein: MGKELVREVLHGSDIASYNLLLWCTGKVAETNLGSIIKIDRDGERFRRGFFYFHASLDGFRKDYRLLLFLDGTHLLSRYGGDALYGEENYDKIITFILDRSKGLINAIARVFPSSPHGYCLRHLQANFLKANSRLGRALKDECWSLLVKIAYACTASKFDDYGSRWGEMYSNVAESFNAWIREARHLPVCNIVDSIRFKLMNMMYRRREQCQNWDTHLCPVLHKRIEETVEESGTLVVGLFQRGTI